The Rubrobacter tropicus nucleotide sequence GTAGATTTAGGTGGGTAGAGTGAAACCTCGCCGTAATGTGCGGGACGCATGGCGGGACCCGGGCTGGCCGCGGAGGCCGGCCTGTGGCACAAGCCGGCCGATCGGTCGAGCGCGCCGTTGGAGGTATCAGTCCGGGTCATCGCGGACGCGGCGGTAGCGCTCGTAGATGACGCGCGAGCCGAACGTCCTGGTCTCGACCAGGTCGAGCGGGACGTCCTCGGTGACCGGCGGCAAGAACGGCGTGCCGCCACCGACGACGACCGGATAGCGGAACATGCGCAGCTCATCGACAAGACCGAGCTCGACCGCCTGCGCGGCCAGGCCGGCGCCGCCGATCTCGACGTCCTTGTCGGTCGCGTCGAGCGCCGCGGCGACCTCCTCGGCCAGTGACGCCTTGGAGAGCCGGGCGTTGCCCCGGACGCCGTCGAGCGTGCGGCTGAAGACGACCTTCGGGATCGCGCACCAGACGTCGGCGAACGCGGCCCCGAGCTCGTTGTCGCGCAGCGACGGATCCGTCTCCCACACCAGCATCGTCTCGTAGAGCCTGCGGCCGAGTAGAATCCCGCCGAGCTCGCGTACCTCTGCGAGGTGGAAACGGAACAGCTCGTCGCTGGGCGCCGTCCACCCGAACGCGCCCTCACGGTCGGCGATGAAGCCGTCCACCGAAACGCTCATCGAGTAGATCAGCACGGCTTCAGACCGTCGGGCCGGAGCGACCGAAGATGGTCGGTGGTGAGGTCCACCCTGATGCTCGACATCGGGCTCTCCTTCCTTCTGCGGTGCGGACCCGCCAAGCCCCCGCGGGAGCGGACGCCCGCGATCTCATCGCCGTGGACCCCCAACCGCCCGCCAGCGGGGTACCCGGGGTGTATGATCGCGAGCCTCGCCATGGCCCCATTATCCGCGAAGACCGCGGTTTCGCACCCCCAAAGACCACGCGCGGGTCGGCCAAAGCGCTTCGTCGCCGGCCCCCGCCACCGTTAGTCCCGCCATGCGTCGCAGGGTTCATGGCGGGGTTTGGTGGAGTCTCCCCCTCGAGTCCGAAGCGCAGGGTCCACACCTCACTATGCCGGATGCTTTCCACACGGACGAGTGTACGGTCGGTCCCCGACGCCCGGTAGTGAGATTCGTCGTGAGGTCGGCATGACAAATGTCACCCGAGCCGGCAGACCCTGCCAAACGCCGCCCTTCACCGCGGGCAAAGAAAGGCGCCGTAACCTGGGTCTCCCCGTGGCCTTCCCCGGTCCCGTCATGCGTCTCGCACATTGGTTCTGTCGAAATCGCCGAGGTAGTCTGGCATCAATCCTTCTCCTCTGCTGTTCGACGGTCTTCGGATCGCGTTGCGTCCGCTGCCTCGAAGTGCGCCAGCTGGTCGGCACGCGCTCTCTCGAAAGCGGGGCGGGCGAGGGCGCGCCTCAGATAGCCACGCAGGGCCGGATGGTTTTCCAGCTTGCCGAGATCGTTCGGGATGCGGAGCACGTCCGCCATCAGGATGTCGGCGATGGTGAAGCGCGAAGCGGCAAGCCATTCGCGGCCTTCGAGCACCCGTTCGAGCATATCGAAACGCCGCATCATCCAGTCGTGGAGTGGATTCTCCGGTGCGCCCAACACCTTGACGAACCACCACGGCACGGTGACCATCTCCACCGAGTTGAGCGCCGAGACGAGCCACTGCGTCACCTCCGCCTCGCCCCTGGGGTCGCGCGGCATCAGCGTCTCGCTCTTCCGTCCGAGATGCAGCAGGCCCGCACCGCTCTCGAACATGACTATGTCGCCGTCCTCGAGAAACGGAACCTGTCCGAACGGCTGACGCGCGAGATGCTCGGGACCTCGATCTTCGAAGGGAACGGTGCGCACCGCGTAGTCGAGCCCCGCTTCCTCTAGCGCCCAGCGCAGCCGGATGTCGCGGACGCGGCCGCGCGGGCCCTCCGGCACCCAGTCATAGGTCCAGACCGTTAGATCGTCTCCGGCGATACGCTGATCGGACATCGGCTCGTCCTCCTCTCATCTTCCCCATACGTTTGCTTCTTTGCATTCGAGGTCTCGGTCCCTCGAAGACGTACCCCTTCTCGACCTCGACGGCCGGCAGGCGCTCGCGCTCGCCGGTCAGCCGTGCTGACGCTCCTCCCGCTGCCGGACCAGTTCCTCGACCGCGCTCGGGAGGGTCGTCTCGAAGTCGATCAGCTTCGCCCACGTCGGGGTCACGACGATGCGGACCATGCCGTCGTGGTAGAGCGAACGCACCTCCGCCTCCCACTCGACCCGTTGCTCGGGGGTCATCTCGTAGGTGCTGGTCGCCCCGAGATACTCGTCCGGGATGCCATCGACGAAGTCCAGCTCGGCCCGGCCGCGGATGAGCAAGATCTTGGGCGGGTGCACCTCGGTGTCGATCGTCAGGGCTACCGCCGGGTTTTCGCGCAGGGCCGGGAGCTTCGGCGCGTTCTTCGACGTGCACATGACGATTTGCGAGCCGTTCCAGGTGAACCCGATCGGGACATTGCGGGGCGTGCCGTCCTTGGCGACGTAGGCCAAGCGGGTCAGGTCGCGGGCCAACAGTTCCCGGCCGATCGGTCGGTTCAGGACCTCGGCGATCTCGTTCGGTTGCACGGTTATTCCTCCCGTTGTCGTTCTCGGTCTGTTACACGCCATCGACCACACCCGAATAGGCTACTGGCGCGCCGCGTTTCGGTGTAGTGAGGTTCGTCATGGATTCCACGTGACGGAAGTCATGCGGCCATCGGCGGGGTCGGACGGCACGGTCGGGGCGAATGCCCTCGGTAACCGAGGTATCCGGTGTACCGCAATCCGCTACAACCAGCCCTTCCGCTCGGCGAAGCGGGCGGCCTCCACCCGGTTCCTAACGCCCAGCTTCTTTATGGCGGTCGAAAGGTAGTTGCGCACGGTCCCCTCCGAGAGGTAGAGCCCGTCCGCGATGTCGCCTATCGTCGCTCCGTCGGCCGAG carries:
- a CDS encoding dihydrofolate reductase family protein is translated as MLIYSMSVSVDGFIADREGAFGWTAPSDELFRFHLAEVRELGGILLGRRLYETMLVWETDPSLRDNELGAAFADVWCAIPKVVFSRTLDGVRGNARLSKASLAEEVAAALDATDKDVEIGGAGLAAQAVELGLVDELRMFRYPVVVGGGTPFLPPVTEDVPLDLVETRTFGSRVIYERYRRVRDDPD
- a CDS encoding glutathione S-transferase family protein produces the protein MSDQRIAGDDLTVWTYDWVPEGPRGRVRDIRLRWALEEAGLDYAVRTVPFEDRGPEHLARQPFGQVPFLEDGDIVMFESGAGLLHLGRKSETLMPRDPRGEAEVTQWLVSALNSVEMVTVPWWFVKVLGAPENPLHDWMMRRFDMLERVLEGREWLAASRFTIADILMADVLRIPNDLGKLENHPALRGYLRRALARPAFERARADQLAHFEAADATRSEDRRTAEEKD
- a CDS encoding pyridoxamine 5'-phosphate oxidase family protein, coding for MQPNEIAEVLNRPIGRELLARDLTRLAYVAKDGTPRNVPIGFTWNGSQIVMCTSKNAPKLPALRENPAVALTIDTEVHPPKILLIRGRAELDFVDGIPDEYLGATSTYEMTPEQRVEWEAEVRSLYHDGMVRIVVTPTWAKLIDFETTLPSAVEELVRQREERQHG